TCTCTCCTTGCCGGCTTTTCTGCTGATGATCCGCCGCCTGCGTCATCGTCTCTGAGGACAAGGGCGGCGACTGCACCGTCAATCCGGCGGCATAGTTCCTGAATCTGCATATTCTCCGGGAGATAGATCTGCAGGGGGGCAAGCTTCCATCGGAGGATGTGGAGCGACGTGAGGGACAGGACCTTGCCCTTCACGGTAAGTGAGACGATGTTTCCCGCGTGGATATCTGGTCTCTCGCTGAGGCCCACCCTCTGGCAGGGCTTGTTGTAAGGCGAATAATTCGAGCATGTAGAGGGCCTTGCCTGATAAATGGAGCAATATTCCCTGACGCCCTGAGACTTCAGAAAAACGCAGGCAAAGCGCGGGGCGCATAGTTCTTCCGGGGGCCGGGGAGGCTCGACGGCCCCTTCCGTTTCACTCGATCTTTCGAAAACATTCTCATACAGGGAGCTCCAGTAGTCAGACTTCCCCGAGGGATCGGCCTTCAAGAGCAGGCCGATGTGCTCGTTCCAGGAGTAAGGGCCTTTTTTGAGATATCTCTTCCATGTCTCCTCAAGGGAGATTTCGAGGTGGCAGGAGATACGCTCAATATCGTACGGGCTGATCTCCACCCCGTAGCAGCAGCAGCATTCGCCGCAGAGAAAGCACGTGGCATCGGTGTTCCAGAGGGACTCCTGGACGACAGGGTCCTGGGACTGCCCTATGAGTGCCACAAGCTGGCGCACCAGGGAAAGAAGGCCGGGGTTGTCGCGGTAGGAAAAGGAGCGGGGCACCTCTGTGCCGTTTACCGGGGTGAGCACCGAGAGGAACTCGGGATAGAGAGTGAGGCTCTCGATGAGCCGGGGGGGCTCTTCCCCGCCGCGCTCCATTCTCGCCGTCTCCTCGGCGATGAAGGCTGTCATCCTGCTCACCTTGGCGAAGAGAAATCTGAGGGACTCGCTCTCGGGCGGTGCCGCATTGCCCAGGGCCTCCATTTTTTCGGCAAGCTCCTCAAGCAGCACCGCGCACTCCACCGTCATTCCCTCCGTGAAGAATACATAACGGATCCTGTCAAGAACGCCGTTGGCGTCACCGAGCATCTTCCAGAGAGGGTCGGGCTCCTCATCAGGGATGCCCGAGAGAAGGTCTCTCAGTGCGTCAATGGCTTCAGTGAGCTCAAGCTCCAGGGAAGGATCCTTTTCGAAGGACTGCCCCTCCCTGCGGGTAATCTCCACTTTTCCCGCCAGGATCGTGATCTTCCCGATGTGGGTGATGAGCTTCCCCGGCGATTTCAGGCATATCTCCATGGCGGGCTCGAGAGAGGCGCAGGCCAGGGGCTTTACGGAATGCACGGTGCAGGCAAAGGTTCCTGCCGGGTTCTGCTCCAGGAAGACACATCTTCCCTCATGGCGGCGCAGGACGCCGTCGCGGCTGTTCCACGTCAACGAGG
This window of the Candidatus Eremiobacterota bacterium genome carries:
- a CDS encoding YkgJ family cysteine cluster protein, which encodes MDIRQDTVIELSVDSLTVVTPSPGEGQSRRQVSYIEYTALRDAVRAVVNIVADRFGREIFADICGRCGRCCMGEMPLVTSRDIQRISQHRGEFFEDPFRSSYIEPSLTWNSRDGVLRRHEGRCVFLEQNPAGTFACTVHSVKPLACASLEPAMEICLKSPGKLITHIGKITILAGKVEITRREGQSFEKDPSLELELTEAIDALRDLLSGIPDEEPDPLWKMLGDANGVLDRIRYVFFTEGMTVECAVLLEELAEKMEALGNAAPPESESLRFLFAKVSRMTAFIAEETARMERGGEEPPRLIESLTLYPEFLSVLTPVNGTEVPRSFSYRDNPGLLSLVRQLVALIGQSQDPVVQESLWNTDATCFLCGECCCCYGVEISPYDIERISCHLEISLEETWKRYLKKGPYSWNEHIGLLLKADPSGKSDYWSSLYENVFERSSETEGAVEPPRPPEELCAPRFACVFLKSQGVREYCSIYQARPSTCSNYSPYNKPCQRVGLSERPDIHAGNIVSLTVKGKVLSLTSLHILRWKLAPLQIYLPENMQIQELCRRIDGAVAALVLRDDDAGGGSSAEKPARRD